Proteins encoded within one genomic window of Pseudomonas cannabina:
- the crp gene encoding cAMP-activated global transcriptional regulator CRP has product MVAITFTPKTSILEKLLPHAERRRCAAKSNIINAGERSGSLFIILKGSVTVLIEDDERREMIVAYLNSGDFFGELGLFELPGHESMRSAWVRAKTECEVAEIPYDTFRELARQEPDILYALGSQMAERLRNTTRKVGDLAFLDVTGRVARTLLDLCKQPDAMTHPDGMQIKITRQEIGRIVGCSREMVGRVLKALEEQSLVNVKGKTMVVFGTR; this is encoded by the coding sequence ATGGTCGCGATAACGTTTACACCCAAAACGAGCATTCTGGAGAAGCTGCTGCCGCATGCCGAACGTCGCCGTTGCGCCGCGAAAAGCAACATCATCAACGCGGGCGAACGCTCGGGCTCGTTGTTCATCATTCTCAAAGGGTCGGTCACGGTACTGATCGAAGATGACGAACGACGCGAGATGATCGTTGCCTACCTCAACAGCGGGGATTTCTTCGGCGAGCTGGGTCTGTTCGAATTGCCGGGGCATGAGTCCATGCGCAGCGCGTGGGTGCGCGCCAAGACCGAGTGCGAAGTGGCCGAGATCCCTTACGACACGTTTCGCGAGCTGGCCCGCCAGGAACCGGACATTCTCTACGCGCTGGGCAGCCAGATGGCTGAGCGTTTGCGCAACACCACGCGCAAGGTAGGCGATCTGGCGTTTCTGGATGTGACCGGGCGTGTGGCCCGCACGTTGCTGGACCTGTGCAAGCAGCCGGACGCAATGACGCACCCGGACGGCATGCAGATCAAGATTACCCGCCAGGAAATCGGCCGCATCGTGGGCTGTTCGAGGGAGATGGTCGGGCGTGTGCTCAAGGCTCTGGAAGAACAAAGCCTGGTCAACGTCAAAGGCAAGACCATGGTGGTCTTCGGCACGCGCTGA
- a CDS encoding DUF805 domain-containing protein, whose amino-acid sequence MTDTLFKIMFEGQVRDGVEPDTAKANVAGLFKSDAAAVEKLFSGTPVTLKRGLVHTEAERYIAALKNAGVEARIEPDLAISLTLDEVTTPANAWAADTPAPQTASPYAPPKAQVGSEEYGHSTLKVFTTHGRIDRLRFLAWSMVQCVTLIVLLSVALTVMNASLVGGGLLIAVLVIAFITIGVMIGVQRLHDLGWSGWLLLLNLVPFVGTLFPFLIMVLPGTQGPNQYGPPPPPNTRGVKFLAVVWIAMIPVITVASIYFGIANLAKEELALKTDEYEQTLAYDDQEDTDSALTAPDDVNEESNDQNDK is encoded by the coding sequence ATGACCGATACCCTCTTCAAGATCATGTTTGAAGGGCAGGTGCGTGACGGCGTAGAGCCTGATACCGCAAAAGCCAATGTGGCCGGATTGTTCAAAAGCGATGCGGCGGCGGTTGAGAAGCTGTTCAGCGGCACACCGGTGACCCTCAAGCGCGGGCTGGTGCATACGGAAGCCGAACGCTATATCGCCGCGTTGAAAAACGCAGGCGTCGAAGCGCGTATAGAACCCGACCTGGCCATCAGCCTCACGCTGGATGAGGTCACCACACCCGCCAACGCCTGGGCGGCCGACACGCCTGCGCCGCAAACTGCATCGCCCTACGCGCCGCCCAAGGCACAGGTCGGCAGCGAGGAATACGGGCATTCCACACTTAAAGTCTTCACCACCCACGGTCGCATCGACCGTCTGCGTTTTCTGGCGTGGAGCATGGTTCAGTGCGTCACGCTGATCGTCCTGCTCTCGGTGGCCCTGACGGTCATGAACGCGTCGCTGGTCGGCGGCGGCTTGTTGATCGCGGTATTAGTGATCGCGTTTATCACCATCGGCGTGATGATCGGCGTGCAGAGGCTGCACGACCTGGGTTGGTCAGGCTGGCTCCTGCTGCTGAACCTCGTGCCGTTCGTAGGCACCTTGTTTCCGTTCCTGATCATGGTGCTGCCCGGCACACAAGGCCCGAACCAGTACGGCCCACCGCCGCCGCCCAACACGCGTGGCGTGAAGTTTCTCGCGGTGGTGTGGATTGCCATGATTCCAGTGATCACGGTCGCCAGCATCTATTTCGGCATCGCAAACCTGGCCAAAGAAGAGCTCGCGCTCAAGACCGACGAGTACGAACAAACCCTGGCTTACGATGATCAGGAAGACACTGATAGTGCCTTGACCGCTCCTGATGATGTCAATGAAGAGTCCAACGACCAGAACGACAAGTAA
- the coq7 gene encoding 2-polyprenyl-3-methyl-6-methoxy-1,4-benzoquinone monooxygenase, with protein sequence MATERQYSPIDRLLLQADSAMRTLLPSSAHARRPSPAVVQPDQKMSEADARHVAGLMRINHTGEVCAQALYQGQALTAKLPKVRKAMEHAAEEEIDHLVWCEQRIHQLGSHTSVLNPLFYGLSFGMGAVAGIISDRVSLGFVAATEDQVCKHLSEHLEQLPTEDGKSRAILEQMLSDEEHHAESALEAGGFRFPAPVKFGMSILAKVMTKSTYRI encoded by the coding sequence ATGGCTACCGAACGTCAATATTCCCCTATCGACCGTCTGTTACTGCAAGCCGACAGCGCAATGCGCACGCTGCTGCCGTCGAGTGCCCACGCACGGCGTCCGTCCCCGGCAGTCGTCCAGCCCGATCAAAAGATGAGCGAGGCAGACGCCCGGCATGTCGCGGGCCTGATGCGTATCAACCATACTGGCGAGGTCTGCGCCCAGGCGCTGTATCAAGGCCAGGCGCTGACCGCGAAGCTGCCCAAGGTCCGCAAGGCCATGGAGCATGCGGCCGAAGAAGAAATCGATCATCTGGTCTGGTGCGAACAGCGCATTCATCAGCTTGGCAGCCACACCAGCGTGCTGAACCCGCTGTTTTACGGTCTGTCCTTCGGGATGGGCGCAGTCGCCGGAATCATCAGCGACCGGGTCAGCCTCGGGTTCGTTGCTGCAACAGAAGATCAGGTCTGCAAACACCTGAGCGAACATCTGGAACAACTGCCGACCGAAGATGGCAAGTCCCGGGCCATTCTGGAGCAGATGCTCAGCGATGAAGAACACCACGCCGAATCCGCGCTCGAAGCAGGAGGCTTTCGCTTTCCGGCCCCGGTCAAATTCGGCATGAGTATCCTGGCCAAGGTCATGACCAAGTCCACCTATCGCATCTGA
- the hemJ gene encoding protoporphyrinogen oxidase HemJ: protein MLYLWIKALHVISMVCWFAALFYLPRLFVYHSMSEDTVSRDRFIIMERKLYRGIMTPAMIATLVFGGWLISFDPSGYFSQGWMHVKLTLVFLLIGYHHVCGAQMKRFARGENGRSHVFYRWFNEIPVLILIAVVILVIVKPF from the coding sequence ATGCTCTATTTATGGATCAAAGCACTGCACGTGATCTCGATGGTCTGCTGGTTTGCAGCCCTGTTCTATCTACCAAGACTGTTTGTCTACCACTCGATGAGCGAGGACACCGTCAGCCGTGACCGTTTCATCATCATGGAGCGCAAACTGTACCGCGGCATCATGACACCGGCGATGATCGCCACGCTGGTCTTCGGCGGCTGGCTGATCAGCTTCGACCCCAGCGGTTATTTTAGCCAGGGCTGGATGCACGTGAAGCTGACGCTGGTCTTCCTGTTGATAGGCTATCACCATGTTTGCGGTGCGCAGATGAAACGCTTTGCCCGTGGCGAAAATGGCCGCAGCCACGTGTTTTATCGCTGGTTCAACGAAATTCCGGTGCTGATTCTGATAGCGGTGGTCATTCTGGTTATCGTCAAACCGTTCTGA
- the trpC gene encoding indole-3-glycerol phosphate synthase TrpC — MSVPTVLEKILARKAEEVAARRAIVSLAELEQQAAKADAPRGFAKAMINQVKLKQPAVIAEIKKASPSKGVIRENFLPADIARSYQAGGATCLSVLTDVDFFQGSDAYLQEARAACNLPVIRKDFMIDPYQVVEARALGADCILLIVSALDDGRMAELAAVAKSVGLDVLVEVHDGDELDRALKTLDTPLVGVNNRNLHTFDVSLETTLDLLPRIPRDRIVITESGILNRADVELMEISDVYAFLVGEAFMRAEKPGAELQRLFFPERKPAASGPSID, encoded by the coding sequence ATGAGCGTGCCAACCGTACTGGAAAAGATTCTGGCCCGAAAAGCCGAAGAAGTCGCGGCCCGTCGCGCGATTGTGAGCCTTGCCGAGCTCGAACAGCAGGCAGCCAAAGCTGATGCACCTCGTGGTTTTGCCAAAGCGATGATCAACCAGGTCAAGCTGAAGCAGCCCGCGGTCATTGCCGAAATCAAGAAAGCGTCGCCGAGCAAAGGCGTTATCCGGGAAAACTTCCTCCCTGCTGATATCGCCAGAAGTTATCAGGCGGGGGGCGCGACCTGCCTCTCGGTGCTGACCGATGTCGATTTCTTCCAGGGTTCCGATGCCTATCTGCAAGAGGCGCGTGCGGCGTGCAATTTGCCGGTGATCCGCAAGGATTTCATGATCGACCCGTACCAAGTGGTTGAAGCACGTGCTTTGGGCGCCGACTGTATTTTGCTGATTGTTTCGGCACTGGATGACGGGCGGATGGCTGAATTGGCCGCAGTTGCCAAGAGCGTCGGCCTGGATGTGCTGGTTGAGGTGCATGACGGCGACGAGCTGGATCGTGCGCTGAAAACGCTCGATACGCCACTGGTGGGCGTCAACAACCGCAACCTTCACACCTTCGACGTGAGTCTGGAAACCACGCTGGATCTGCTGCCGCGTATTCCGCGTGACCGCATCGTGATCACTGAAAGCGGGATTCTCAACCGGGCCGACGTCGAGCTGATGGAAATCAGTGATGTGTATGCGTTTCTGGTGGGCGAGGCATTCATGCGCGCAGAAAAGCCGGGTGCAGAATTGCAGCGGTTGTTCTTCCCAGAGCGCAAGCCAGCGGCGAGCGGTCCATCCATCGACTGA
- a CDS encoding OsmC family protein: MKARIQWAGEAMFLGESGSGHVVVMDGPPESGGRNLGVRPMEMVLIGLGGCSNYDVVSILKKSRQPIESCEAFLEAERADEDPKVFTRIHLHFVVKGRGLKEAQVKRAIELSAEKYCSASIMLGNAGVKITHDYEIVELG; encoded by the coding sequence ATGAAGGCACGCATCCAATGGGCTGGCGAAGCCATGTTCCTCGGCGAATCCGGCAGCGGTCACGTGGTGGTCATGGACGGCCCACCGGAAAGTGGCGGTCGCAATCTGGGCGTGCGTCCGATGGAAATGGTGCTGATCGGCCTGGGTGGCTGCAGCAACTATGACGTGGTCAGCATTCTCAAGAAGTCGCGCCAGCCGATCGAAAGTTGCGAAGCTTTTCTTGAGGCCGAGCGCGCGGACGAAGATCCGAAAGTGTTCACCAGGATACATTTGCACTTCGTCGTCAAAGGCCGGGGCCTCAAGGAAGCGCAGGTCAAACGGGCCATCGAACTGTCTGCGGAGAAGTATTGCTCGGCGTCGATCATGCTCGGAAACGCCGGCGTGAAGATCACCCACGATTATGAAATTGTCGAACTGGGCTGA
- the trpD gene encoding anthranilate phosphoribosyltransferase, with protein MNIKSALNRVVNQLDLSTAEMSDVMREIMTGQCTEAQIGSFLMGMRMKSETIDEIVGAVLVMRELADKVELKTLDGVVDIVGTGGDGANIFNVSTASAFVIAAAGCTVAKHGNRAVSGKSGSADLLEAAGVYLNLTPVQVARCIDSVGIGFMFAQSHHTAMKHTAGPRRELGLRTLFNMLGPLTNPAGVRHQVVGVFNQALCRPLAEVLLRLGSKHVLVVHSQDGLDEFSLAAPTFVAELKNGEVTEYWVHPEELGIKSQSLYGLAVESPAQSLELIRDALGRRKTENGQKAAEMIVLNAGAALYAADHATCLKEGVALAHDALHTGLAREKLEELGAFTAVFKQENEA; from the coding sequence ATGAATATCAAAAGCGCGCTGAACCGCGTGGTCAACCAGTTGGACCTGAGCACTGCCGAGATGAGCGATGTCATGCGCGAGATCATGACCGGCCAATGCACTGAAGCACAGATTGGCTCGTTTCTGATGGGCATGCGCATGAAGAGCGAAACCATCGACGAAATCGTCGGTGCTGTTCTGGTCATGCGCGAGCTGGCCGACAAGGTCGAACTGAAAACCCTCGACGGTGTGGTCGATATCGTCGGCACGGGTGGGGACGGCGCGAATATTTTCAATGTGTCCACGGCTTCGGCGTTTGTCATTGCGGCCGCAGGCTGCACGGTGGCCAAGCATGGCAACCGCGCGGTGTCTGGCAAAAGCGGCAGTGCTGACCTGCTGGAGGCGGCAGGTGTGTACCTGAACCTGACGCCTGTTCAAGTGGCACGCTGCATTGACAGCGTCGGCATTGGCTTCATGTTTGCCCAGTCTCATCACACAGCCATGAAACACACGGCCGGCCCTCGCCGCGAGCTGGGGCTGCGCACATTGTTCAACATGCTTGGTCCGCTGACCAACCCGGCTGGCGTTCGTCACCAGGTCGTCGGTGTGTTCAATCAGGCGCTGTGCCGTCCGCTGGCTGAAGTGTTGCTGCGTCTGGGCAGCAAGCATGTTCTGGTGGTGCATTCGCAGGACGGGCTGGACGAATTCAGCCTGGCTGCGCCGACCTTCGTTGCCGAGCTGAAGAATGGCGAAGTGACTGAATACTGGGTGCATCCGGAAGAACTCGGTATAAAGAGCCAGAGCCTGTATGGCCTTGCGGTGGAAAGCCCGGCGCAGTCGCTGGAACTGATCCGCGACGCGCTGGGTCGTCGCAAGACCGAAAACGGCCAGAAGGCGGCGGAAATGATCGTGCTCAATGCGGGTGCCGCTCTTTATGCGGCCGATCACGCTACATGCTTGAAAGAGGGCGTAGCGCTGGCACACGATGCATTGCATACCGGCCTTGCGCGGGAAAAACTGGAAGAGTTGGGTGCCTTCACGGCGGTATTCAAGCAGGAGAACGAAGCATGA
- the argC gene encoding N-acetyl-gamma-glutamyl-phosphate reductase — protein MVKVGIVGGTGYTGVELLRLLAQHPQAEVVVITSRSEAGLPVADMYPNLRGHYDGLAFSVPDVKTLGACDVVFFATPHGVAHALAGELLAAGTKVIDLSADFRLQDPVEWSKWYGQPHGAPELLQDAVYGLPEVNREQIRNARLIAVPGCYPTATQLGFLPLLEAGIADTTRLIADCKSGVSGAGRGLSIGSLYSEANESFKAYAVKGHRHLPEITQGLRRAAGGDVGLTFVPHLVPMIRGIHSTLYATVADRSVDLQALFEKRYADELFVDVMPAGSHPETRSVRGANVCRIAVHRPQDGDLVVVLSVIDNLVKGASGQAVQNMNILFGLDERAGLSHAGMMP, from the coding sequence ATGGTCAAGGTCGGTATCGTCGGCGGCACGGGTTACACCGGAGTCGAGCTGCTGCGTCTGTTGGCACAGCATCCGCAGGCAGAAGTGGTGGTGATTACCTCTCGCTCGGAGGCCGGTCTGCCAGTCGCCGACATGTACCCGAACCTGCGAGGCCATTACGACGGCCTGGCGTTCAGCGTGCCGGATGTCAAAACCCTGGGGGCCTGTGATGTAGTGTTCTTCGCCACGCCCCATGGTGTTGCTCATGCCCTGGCGGGTGAGCTGCTTGCGGCAGGCACCAAGGTCATCGACCTGTCTGCCGATTTCCGTTTGCAGGACCCGGTCGAGTGGTCCAAATGGTACGGCCAGCCTCATGGCGCACCGGAGCTGCTGCAAGACGCGGTCTACGGGCTGCCGGAAGTGAATCGCGAGCAGATTCGGAACGCGCGTTTGATTGCGGTGCCGGGTTGCTATCCAACGGCTACCCAGCTGGGCTTTCTGCCGTTGCTTGAGGCGGGTATTGCCGACACAACTCGCCTGATCGCTGACTGCAAGTCTGGCGTGAGCGGTGCAGGGCGCGGGCTGAGCATTGGCTCGCTGTACTCGGAGGCCAACGAAAGCTTCAAGGCCTATGCCGTAAAAGGTCACCGTCACTTGCCTGAAATCACCCAAGGGCTGCGTCGCGCGGCGGGTGGTGATGTTGGCCTGACCTTCGTTCCGCATCTGGTGCCGATGATCCGCGGCATCCACTCCACGCTTTACGCAACGGTCGCTGATCGCTCGGTAGACCTGCAAGCCCTGTTCGAGAAGCGCTATGCCGACGAGCTGTTTGTAGACGTGATGCCTGCTGGCAGCCATCCAGAGACTCGCAGTGTACGCGGTGCCAACGTTTGCCGAATCGCCGTGCATCGTCCGCAGGATGGCGATCTGGTGGTGGTGCTTTCGGTCATCGACAACCTGGTCAAGGGTGCGTCGGGACAGGCTGTGCAGAACATGAACATCCTGTTCGGCCTGGACGAGCGCGCCGGGTTGTCTCATGCGGGAATGATGCCTTAG
- a CDS encoding histidine triad nucleotide-binding protein, with protein MDTLFTKIINREIPAKIIYEDDQVLAFHDIAPQAPVHFLVIPKKPIRTLNDLTEEDKGLAGHILFTAQRLALELGCEEGFRVVMNCNELGGQTVYHIHMHVLGQRQMNWPPG; from the coding sequence GTGGATACTTTGTTCACCAAAATCATCAATCGGGAAATTCCGGCGAAGATCATCTACGAAGATGATCAGGTACTGGCTTTTCACGATATTGCGCCACAGGCACCCGTGCATTTTCTGGTGATCCCGAAAAAGCCGATTCGCACCCTCAATGACCTGACCGAAGAGGACAAAGGCCTGGCGGGCCACATTCTGTTCACGGCGCAACGGCTGGCGCTCGAGCTGGGGTGTGAAGAAGGCTTCCGCGTGGTCATGAACTGCAATGAGCTGGGCGGCCAGACCGTTTATCACATTCACATGCACGTGCTGGGTCAGCGTCAGATGAACTGGCCACCGGGCTGA
- a CDS encoding lysis system i-spanin subunit Rz has translation MKALDARFLILAFVLGSGLGTWTAWKWQAACYGLQLSAQAQGYQREREQAALAVVDWQNAEQAKRRALEIRLRDSDTTLHKELSDAQTSQTRLRDRLATADLRLSVLLASPLANDGMPATADAGGLVHGSARGELDPAAAGRIVAITDDGDQGLIALKACQAYVREIAH, from the coding sequence ATGAAAGCGCTGGATGCGCGATTCCTGATCCTGGCATTCGTGCTGGGTTCTGGGCTGGGCACATGGACGGCCTGGAAGTGGCAGGCGGCGTGTTACGGCCTGCAACTGTCCGCGCAAGCGCAGGGTTACCAGCGCGAGCGTGAGCAGGCGGCGCTGGCGGTCGTCGACTGGCAGAACGCCGAACAGGCCAAAAGGCGCGCGCTGGAAATCCGCCTGCGTGACAGCGACACAACCCTTCACAAGGAATTGAGCGATGCACAGACCTCTCAAACTCGTTTGCGCGACCGTCTGGCCACTGCTGATCTGCGGCTGTCAGTCCTTCTCGCCAGCCCCCTCGCGAATGATGGAATGCCAGCCACCGCCGACGCCGGTGGCCTGGTTCATGGAAGCGCGCGAGGCGAACTTGACCCGGCGGCTGCTGGGCGAATTGTCGCCATCACCGATGACGGCGATCAGGGATTGATCGCCTTGAAGGCCTGCCAGGCCTATGTACGCGAGATTGCGCACTGA
- the erpA gene encoding iron-sulfur cluster insertion protein ErpA, producing the protein MSVESFTPTALEFTPNAAHKVKTLVDEEGNDRLKLRVFVTGGGCSGFQYGFTFDEDVADDDTIVEREGVSLVVDPMSFQYLAGAEVDYQEGLEGSRFVIKNPNASTTCGCGSSFSI; encoded by the coding sequence ATGAGTGTTGAATCCTTCACGCCTACGGCTTTGGAATTCACCCCAAATGCAGCGCACAAGGTGAAAACCCTGGTCGATGAAGAGGGCAATGATCGCCTTAAACTGCGTGTGTTCGTTACAGGCGGTGGTTGCTCGGGTTTTCAGTACGGCTTCACGTTCGATGAGGATGTGGCAGACGACGATACGATCGTCGAGCGCGAGGGCGTGAGCCTGGTGGTCGATCCGATGAGCTTCCAGTATCTGGCGGGCGCTGAAGTGGACTATCAGGAAGGGCTGGAGGGTTCGCGATTCGTGATCAAGAACCCGAATGCCTCCACGACCTGTGGTTGCGGTTCCTCGTTTTCGATCTGA
- a CDS encoding aminodeoxychorismate/anthranilate synthase component II yields MLLMIDNYDSFTYNVVQYLGELGADVKVIRNDELTIAQIEALNPERIVVSPGPCTPNEAGVSLEVINHFAGKLPILGVCLGHQSIGQAFGGEVVRARQVMHGKTSPVLHTDGGVFEGLNHPLVVTRYHSLVVKRDTLPECLEVTAWTALEDGSVDEIMGLRHKTLNVEGVQFHPESILTEQGHELFANFLKQSGGQRQG; encoded by the coding sequence ATGCTGCTGATGATCGATAACTACGATTCCTTTACCTACAACGTCGTGCAGTACCTCGGTGAGCTGGGGGCAGACGTCAAAGTTATCCGCAATGACGAACTGACCATCGCCCAGATCGAGGCGCTGAACCCGGAGCGCATCGTGGTCTCGCCCGGCCCGTGCACGCCCAATGAGGCGGGCGTCTCGCTGGAAGTGATCAATCACTTCGCGGGCAAGCTGCCGATTCTGGGTGTTTGCCTGGGGCATCAGTCCATCGGTCAGGCGTTCGGCGGTGAAGTGGTGCGCGCGCGGCAGGTGATGCATGGCAAGACCAGCCCGGTGCTTCACACGGACGGCGGCGTGTTCGAAGGCCTTAATCATCCGTTGGTGGTCACCCGCTACCACTCGCTGGTGGTCAAGCGCGATACCCTGCCTGAGTGCCTGGAAGTCACAGCATGGACGGCGCTGGAAGACGGTTCGGTCGACGAGATCATGGGCCTGCGTCACAAGACATTGAACGTCGAGGGCGTGCAGTTTCACCCCGAGTCGATCCTGACCGAGCAAGGTCACGAACTGTTCGCCAACTTCCTCAAACAGAGCGGCGGCCAGCGTCAGGGCTAA
- a CDS encoding SDR family NAD(P)-dependent oxidoreductase, with protein sequence MTRYALITGASSGIGLAMAEALARRGRNLILVARQRDLLETIALEFTQRFGVEVLIRACDLGEPLRLSGFLLELEDGAHQIDLLVNAAGIGTCGPFLAQDWGVEQDLIDLNILALTRLCHTVGNLMAIQGGGQILNVASVAAFQPGPWMSTYYASKAYVLHFSEGLREEVKKAGVKVSVLCPGPTRTAFFRTAQLQVNGDNLMSPEEVALYTVRALAKNRAIIIPGLSNRFWTLSPRLVSRWLARQISGYINKKFCPR encoded by the coding sequence ATGACCCGTTACGCCCTGATCACCGGCGCTTCCAGTGGCATAGGCCTGGCCATGGCCGAGGCGCTGGCACGTCGTGGTCGCAACCTGATTCTGGTTGCCCGCCAGCGTGACTTGCTGGAAACGATTGCACTGGAATTCACTCAGCGCTTTGGCGTCGAGGTGCTGATTCGCGCGTGCGATCTGGGCGAGCCGCTGCGACTCTCGGGTTTTCTGCTGGAGCTGGAAGACGGTGCCCACCAGATCGACCTGCTGGTCAACGCGGCCGGCATCGGTACCTGCGGGCCGTTTCTGGCTCAGGACTGGGGCGTCGAGCAGGATCTGATCGACCTCAATATCCTCGCGCTCACACGCTTGTGCCACACCGTCGGTAATCTGATGGCCATTCAGGGCGGCGGACAGATACTCAATGTCGCGTCGGTCGCCGCTTTCCAGCCGGGGCCATGGATGAGCACTTACTACGCGAGCAAAGCGTACGTGCTGCACTTTTCCGAGGGTCTGCGCGAGGAAGTGAAAAAGGCCGGCGTCAAGGTCTCGGTATTGTGCCCGGGGCCGACCAGAACGGCGTTCTTCCGTACCGCGCAATTGCAGGTGAACGGCGATAACCTGATGAGCCCTGAAGAGGTGGCGCTGTACACCGTCCGAGCGCTGGCAAAAAACCGGGCGATCATCATTCCAGGCCTCAGCAACAGGTTCTGGACCCTCAGCCCGCGCCTGGTTTCGCGCTGGCTGGCACGCCAGATCAGCGGTTACATCAACAAGAAATTCTGCCCGCGCTGA
- the speD gene encoding adenosylmethionine decarboxylase has protein sequence MKSKLKLHGFNNLTKTLSFNIYDICYAETPQDQQAYVEYINSVYDAERLTRILTDVVDIIGANILNIARQDYDPQGASVTILISEQPVTPTESQIEESPGPLPETILAHLDKSHITVHTYPEIHPVDGIATFRVDIDVSTCGVISPLKALNYLIHKFESDIVTVDYRVRGFTRDVEGKKHFIDHEINSIQNYLSEDTRNGYQMTDVNVYQENLFHTKMLLKQFELDNYLFGDATSNLSAEQREQVTAKVKHEMLEIFYGRNVAV, from the coding sequence GTGAAAAGCAAACTCAAGCTCCACGGGTTCAATAACCTGACAAAGACCTTGAGCTTCAACATTTACGACATCTGCTATGCGGAAACCCCGCAGGACCAGCAGGCGTACGTCGAGTACATCAACAGTGTGTACGACGCAGAACGCCTGACGCGGATTCTGACTGATGTTGTCGATATCATTGGTGCCAACATCCTGAACATTGCGCGTCAGGATTACGATCCACAAGGTGCCAGTGTGACCATTCTGATCTCCGAGCAGCCGGTGACGCCTACCGAAAGCCAGATCGAAGAGTCGCCAGGTCCACTGCCGGAAACCATCCTGGCCCATCTGGACAAGAGCCACATCACGGTCCACACCTATCCGGAAATTCACCCGGTCGACGGTATTGCCACGTTCCGTGTAGACATCGACGTGTCGACCTGTGGCGTCATTTCACCGCTCAAGGCGCTGAACTACCTGATTCACAAGTTCGAGTCGGACATCGTCACCGTCGATTATCGCGTGCGCGGTTTTACCCGTGACGTGGAAGGCAAGAAGCACTTCATCGATCACGAAATCAACTCGATCCAGAATTACCTTTCCGAAGACACACGCAACGGTTACCAGATGACCGACGTGAACGTGTATCAGGAAAACCTGTTCCACACCAAAATGCTGCTCAAGCAATTCGAACTGGATAACTACCTGTTTGGCGATGCCACCAGCAACTTGTCTGCCGAACAGCGTGAACAAGTGACCGCGAAGGTCAAACACGAAATGCTGGAAATCTTCTACGGCCGTAACGTAGCGGTTTAA
- a CDS encoding lipoate--protein ligase family protein, whose translation MQDPIIYTCVEQGLQAEQDLLASVCAGVADHGLLLWRPNDQALVMPRRMSRLPGFVEASETLTDNGWPVLLRETGGEPVPQSRATVNIALVYAQPRMDADRDRIETAYLRLCQPLLDLLAELGGRASLGEVAGAFCDGRFNVNLDGRKMVGTAQRWRQSQGGTRPVVLAHGALLLEDERVQMAAAVNRFNELCELEQRVRADSHIALHEAFPGVEVVQHLAQAYRQLLSGL comes from the coding sequence ATGCAAGACCCGATCATCTATACCTGTGTCGAACAAGGCTTGCAGGCCGAGCAGGATTTATTGGCGTCGGTGTGCGCCGGTGTGGCGGATCATGGGTTACTGCTTTGGCGACCCAATGATCAGGCGCTGGTCATGCCGCGTCGCATGAGCCGTCTGCCAGGCTTTGTCGAAGCCAGCGAAACCCTGACTGACAACGGCTGGCCGGTGCTGTTACGGGAAACCGGTGGCGAGCCGGTGCCGCAATCTCGCGCTACCGTGAATATCGCCTTGGTTTACGCGCAGCCCCGGATGGATGCTGATCGGGACCGGATCGAAACCGCGTATTTGCGCCTGTGTCAGCCGCTTCTGGATTTACTGGCCGAACTGGGTGGCCGGGCGTCATTGGGCGAGGTGGCTGGTGCATTCTGCGACGGCCGCTTCAACGTCAATCTCGATGGCCGCAAGATGGTCGGAACTGCCCAGCGCTGGCGTCAGAGTCAGGGCGGAACGCGCCCGGTGGTGTTGGCTCACGGTGCGTTGTTGCTGGAAGACGAGCGCGTACAGATGGCGGCGGCGGTCAATCGCTTCAATGAACTCTGCGAACTTGAACAACGTGTGCGAGCCGACAGCCACATTGCCCTGCATGAAGCGTTTCCCGGTGTAGAGGTTGTACAGCATCTGGCACAGGCCTATCGGCAACTGCTTTCCGGCCTCTGA